Proteins from one Ipomoea triloba cultivar NCNSP0323 chromosome 1, ASM357664v1 genomic window:
- the LOC116029814 gene encoding 1-acyl-sn-glycerol-3-phosphate acyltransferase 2-like — MAIAAAAVIVPLGVLFFISGLFTNLIQAICFVLIRPLSKNTYRRINRVFAELLWLELIWLVDWWAGVKVKLYTDPETIKLMGKEHALVISNHKSDIDWLVGWVLAQRSGCLGSTLAVMKKSSKFLPVIGWSMWFSEYLFLERSWAKDESTLKSGLQQLRDYPLPFWLALFVEGTRFTQAKLLAAQEYATSTGLPVPRNVLIPRTKGFVTAVSHMRSFVPAIYEVTVAIPKSSPPPTMLRIFKGKSSVVHVHLKRHLMKDLPENDDNVAQWCRDVFVAKDKLLDKHNAEDTFGQELERDLGRPVKSLVVVVSWACLLILGAVKFFQSSALLSSWKGLSISAALLAVVTVLMQILIKFSQAERSVPAKVAPTNTNTSNQVAADSRQRKVQ, encoded by the exons GCTATATGCTTTGTTCTTATACGGCCATTGTCGAAGAACACATACAGGAGGATTAACAGGGTGTTTGCAGAACTGTTGTGGCTTGAGCTCATTTGGCTTGTTGATTGGTGGGCGGGTGTCAAG GTTAAATTATACACAGACCCCGAGACAATTAAACTGATGG GTAAAGAACATGCTCTTGTAATATCAAATCACAAAAGTGACATAGATTGGCTTGTTGGATGGGTGTTAGCTCAg CGATCAGGTTGCCTTGGTAGCACATTAGCTGTAATGAAGAAATCATCCAAATTCCTTCCA GTTATTGGATGGTCCATGTGGTTTTCTGAGTATCTTTTCCTTGAAAGAAGTTGGGCCAAGGATGAATCTACATTAAAG TCAGGTCTTCAACAGTTACGTGATTATCCACTGCCTTTTTGGTTGGCACTTTTTGTTGAAGGTACTCGCTTTACACAGGCAAAGCTTTTAGCTGCTCAAGAATATGCTACCTCAACAGGCTTACCTGTTCCAAGAAATGTTTTAATTCCTCGTACTAAG GGTTTTGTTACGGCGGTAAGTCACATGCGATCATTTGTTCCTGCAATATATGAGGTGACGGTAGCCATTCCTAAGAGTTCTCCACCACCAACAATGCTGCGGATTTTCAAGGGGAAATCCTCTGTG GTCCATGTTCACCTCAAGCGACATTTAATGAAGGATCTGCCAGAAAATGATGATAATGTTGCTCAGTGGTGTAGGGATGTCTTTGTGGCAAAG GACAAATTATTGGATAAACATAATGCTGAAGACACCTTTGGACAAGAGCTGGAGCGAGATCTTGGCAGGCCAGTGAAATCACTTGTG GTGGTTGTGTCGTGGGCATGTCTGCTAATTCTAGGAGCAGTAAAATTCTTCCAGTCTTCGGCACTTCTATCGTCATGGAAAGGCCTATCCATTTCAGCAGCTCTCCTGGCAGTTGTTACAGTTCTCATGCAGATACTGATTAAATTCTCTCAGGCTGAGCGATCTGTGCCCGCAAAAGTTGCACCGACAAATACAAACACCAGTAATCAAGTTGCAGCAGACAGTAGACAACGAAAAGTGCAGTGA
- the LOC116029821 gene encoding target of rapamycin complex subunit LST8-1-like, with translation MAQPSVVLATASYDHTIRFWEAKSACCFRTIQYPESQVNRLEITPDKHFLAAAGNPHIRLFDINSDRPQPIQSFDSHTNNVMAVGFQCDGNWMYSGSEDGTVKIWDLRAPGFQREYESRAAVNTVVLHPNQTELISGDQNGNIRVWDLTANSCSCELVPEVDTAVRSLTVMWDGSLVVAANNHGTCYVWRLLQGTQTMTNFEPLHKLQAHDGYILKCLLSPELSEPHRYLATASSDHTVKIWNVDGFTLEKTLIGHERWVWDCVFSVDGAFLITASSDTTARLWSMSTGKDIKVYQGHHKAAVCCALHDGPEPSS, from the exons ATGGCACAACCATCGGTTGTGCTTGCAACAGCTAGCTATGATCACACTATTCGGTTTTGGGAAGCGAAGAGTGCCTGCTGTTTTCGGACTATCCAATACCCGGAATCA CAAGTCAACCGGCTTGAGATTACCCCAGACAAGCATTTCCTGGCTGCAGCAGGCAACCCTCACATTCGATTGTTTGACATCAATTCAGACCGTCCTCAGCCT ATACAAAGCTTTGATTCACACACTAACAATGTTATGGCAGTTGGATTCCAATGTGATGGAAATTGGATGTATTCTGGTTCTGAAGATGGCACAGTAAAGATTTGGGATTTGAG GGCACCGGGTTTTCAGAGGGAATATGAAAGCCGTGCAGCTGTCAACACAGTTGTTTTGCACCCAAATCAG ACTGAGCTGATATCTGGTGACCAGAATGGAAATATTCGAGTTTGGGACTTGACAGCTAATTCATGCAGCTGTGAACTG GTTCCAGAGGTGGATACTGCAGTCAGGTCTTTGACTGTAATGTGGGATGGAAGCTTGGTTGTGGCTGCAAATAATCATGGAACATGTTATGTTTGGCGTCTATTGCAGGGAACCCAG ACTATGACCAACTTTGAGCCCCTTCATAAATTACAAGCACATGATGGATACATCCTCAAATGTCTCCTTTCCCCAGAGTTGAGTGAGCCTCACCG GTATCTGGCCACAGCATCTTCTGATCATACTGTCAAGATATGGAATGTGGATGGATTTACCTTGGAGAAAACTCTCATAG GACATGAGCGCTGGGTTTGGGACTGTGTTTTCTCTGTCGATGGTGCTTTTCTAATCACAG CTTCTTCGGACACAACAGCGAGATTATGGTCCATGTCTACTGGCAAAGATATCAAGGTATACCAGGGACATCACAAGGCAGCTGTGTGTTGCGCTCTTCATGACGGGCCCGAACCCTCTAGCTAG
- the LOC116029798 gene encoding beta-D-glucosyl crocetin beta-1,6-glucosyltransferase-like, whose product MAEKNRVRVLMFPWLAVGHISPFFELAKKLADRGFSIHICSTPINLSFVKNKIPDQYSSSIKLIDLHLPESPDLPPHYHTTNGLPLHLNFTLQKSLKMAKPTFSTIMESLKPHLLIYDILMMWAAGVAESHNVPAVRFLTSGAAVCTYFCHMVLRPNAEYPFPELYLRRYEQERAQKLMDERKSGRKYDGGAGEDHGGDGENDGDGAGENDGGGAEEDGGMSNDMVVISSSTEIEGKYVDYLGELLCCKILALGTLVKQPMMKGENECSELMGWLGEKEERSTVFASFGSEYFLSKEDMEEVAYGLEQSQANFIWVVRFPKGNENSNLEEALPKGFLERIEGRGRIVEGWAPQEQILSHRNTGGFMSHCGWNSLVESIEYGVPIIAMPMHLDQPVNAKLMVGIGVGVEVVRDEGGKLHREDVCRVVKDVIKGKVGENVRKNVKIVGENVRLKSIQEMDEAAVLLAQLCNV is encoded by the coding sequence ATGGCTGAAAAAAACAGGGTGAGAGTTTTGATGTTCCCATGGTTGGCCGTGGGGCACATCTCACCGTTCTTTGAGTTAGCCAAGAAACTCGCCGACAGAGGTTTCAGCATCCACATATGTTCCACCCCAATCAACCTTAGTTTCGTCAAAAACAAGATTCCCGACCAATATTCCTCTTCAATCAAATTGATAGATCTTCATCTACCGGAATCACCAGATCTCCCTCCTCACTATCACACCACCAATGGCCTCCCACTCCACCTCAACTTCACCCTCCAAAAATCCCTAAAAATGGCCAAACCCACTTTCTCCACCATCATGGAATCCCTAAAACCACACTTGCTCATCTACGATATTCTCATGATGTGGGCCGCCGGAGTAGCCGAGTCCCACAACGTCCCGGCGGTCCGGTTCTTGACGTCCGGCGCCGCCGTGTGCACCTACTTCTGCCACATGGTTTTGCGCCCAAACGCCGAGTACCCTTTCCCGGAACTCTATCTACGCCGATACGAACAAGAGAGAGCTCAGAAGCTTATGGATGAAAGAAAGAGCGGAAGAAAATATGACGGCGGCGCCGGCGAGGATCACGGCGGCGACGGCGAGAATGACGGCGACGGCGCCGGAGAGAATGACGGCGGCGGCGCTGAGGAAGACGGCGGAATGTCGAACGACATGGTGGTGATAAGTAGCTCAACGGAAATAGAGGGGAAATATGTGGATTATCTTGGGGAGTTACTATGCTGCAAGATTTTGGCTCTGGGAACCCTAGTTAAGCAGCCAATGATGAAAGGGGAAAATGAATGTTCAGAGCTTATGGGGTGGTTAGGGGAGAAAGAAGAGCGGTCCACGGTGTTTGCTTCCTTTGGGAGTGAATATTTCCTTTCAAAGGAGGATATGGAGGAGGTGGCTTATGGGTTAGAGCAAAGCCAAGCAAACTTCATATGGGTGGTTAGGTTTCCAAAAGGGAATGAAAACTCTAATCTTGAAGAGGCACTCCCAAAGGGTTTTCTAGAAAGAATTGAAGGGAGAGGGAGGATAGTCGAAGGGTGGGCTCCGCAGGAACAGATCCTGTCCCATCGAAACACTGGAGGGTTTATGAGTCACTGCGGGTGGAACTCGTTAGTAGAGAGTATCGAGTACGGTGTCCCGATCATAGCCATGCCTATGCATCTTGACCAGCCTGTGAATGCTAAGCTGATGGTGGGGATTGGGGTAGGGGTTGAGGTGGTGAGGGATGAGGGTGGGAAGCTTCATAGGGAAGATGTGTGTAGGGTTGTTAAGGATGTAATTAAGGGAAAAGTTGGGGAGAATGTTAGGAAGAATGTGAAAATTGTGGGTGAAAATGTGAGACTCAAGAGTATTCAAGAGATGGACGAGGCTGCTGTGCTGTTAGCACAACTTTGTAatgtttaa
- the LOC116029807 gene encoding beta-D-glucosyl crocetin beta-1,6-glucosyltransferase-like, translating into MDEKNRLRVLMFPWLAVGHISPFFELAKKLADRGFCIHICSTPINLSFIKNKIPNQYSSSIKLIDLHLPESPDLPPHYHTTNGLPLHLNFTLQKSLKMAKPTFSTIMESLKPHLLIYDFLMPWAAGVAHSHNVPAVRFVTSGAAVCSYFCHIFYRPNAAYPFPELYLRRYEQERAQKLMDERRSGRKYDDGAAGGDHGGAGENDGGEMSKKNMVVISSSTEIERKYVDYLGELLNCKVLALGTLVKQPMMKGENECSELMGWLGEKEERSTVFASFGSEYFLSKEDMEEVAYGLEQSQANFIWVVRFPKGSENPNLEEALPKGFLERVKGRGRVVEQWAPQELILSHRNTGGFMSHCGWNSLTESIEYGVPIIAMPMHLDQPVNAKLMVGIGVGVEVVRDEGGKLHREDVGRVVKDVIKGKVGENVRKNVKIVGENVRLKSIQEMDEAAVVLAQLCNV; encoded by the coding sequence ATGGATGAAAAAAACAGGCTGAGAGTTTTGATGTTCCCATGGTTGGCTGTGGGGCACATCTCACCGTTCTTTGAGTTAGCCAAGAAACTCGCCGACAGAGGTTTCTGCATCCACATATGTTCCACCCCAATCAACCTCAGTTTCATCAAAAACAAGATTCCCAACCAATATTCCTCTTCAATCAAATTGATAGATCTTCACCTACCGGAATCACCAGATCTCCCTCCTCACTATCACACCACTAATGGCCTCCCACTCCACCTCAACTTCACCCTCCAAAAATCCCTCAAAATGGCAAAGCCCACTTTCTCCACCATCATGGAATCCCTCAAACCACACTTGCTCATCTACGATTTTCTCATGCCGTGGGCCGCCGGAGTGGCCCACTCTCACAACGTCCCGGCGGTCCGGTTCGTCACGTCCGGCGCCGCCGTGTGTAGCTACTTCTGCCACATCTTCTACCGCCCAAACGCCGCGTACCCTTTCCCGGAGCTCTATCTACGCCGATACGAACAAGAGAGAGCTCAGAAGCTCATGGATGAAAGAAGGAGCGGAAGAAAATATGACGACGGCGCCGCCGGCGGTGATCACGGCGGCGCCGGCGAGAATGACGGCGGCGAAATGTCGAAAAAGAACATGGTTGTGATAAGTAGCTCAACAGAAATAGAGAGGAAATATGTGGACTATCTTGGGGAGTTACTAAACTGCAAGGTTTTGGCTCTGGGAACCCTAGTTAAGCAGCCAATGATGAAAGGGGAAAATGAATGTTCAGAGCTTATGGGGTGGTTAGGGGAGAAAGAAGAGCGGTCCACGGTGTTTGCTTCCTTTGGGAGTGAGTATTTTCTATCAAAGGAGGATATGGAAGAGGTAGCTTATGGGTTAGAGCAAAGCCAAGCAAACTTCATATGGGTGGTTAGGTTTCCAAAAGGGAGTGAAAACCCTAATCTTGAAGAGGCCCTCCCAAAGGGTTTTCTAGAAAGGGTTAAAGGGAGAGGGCGAGTGGTGGAACAGTGGGCTCCGCAGGAACTGATTCTGTCCCACCGAAACACAGGAGGGTTCATGAGTCACTGCGGGTGGAACTCGCTAACAGAGAGCATCGAGTACGGTGTCCCGATCATCGCCATGCCCATGCATCTTGACCAGCCTGTGAATGCTAAGCTGATGGTGGGTATTGGCGTAGGTGTTGAGGTGGTGAGGGATGAGGGTGGGAAGCTTCATAGGGAAGATGTGGGTAGGGTTGTTAAGGATGTAATTAAGGGAAAAGTAGGGGAGAATGTTAGGAAGAATGTGAAAATTGTGGGTGAAAATGTGAGACTCAAGAGTATTCAAGAGATGGACGAGGCTGCTGTTGTGTTAGCGCAACTTTGTAATGTTTAA